A window of Flavobacterium psychrophilum genomic DNA:
TAGCCATAAGCATCGATTTTGTGCGGAGAAGTTCCTCATTTTCATGGTTTAATATTTCCAGCTGCTTTCTATAATTCTGATTTATGGTAAGATCACGAATAATTATCCACGCAAAAATTATAAGTATAAATAGTGCGAGAGCTCCGATCCATGCAATATTTTCGATGGTTTTTCGCATTCCAGATTGTGATTGCTTAAACGTGGCATAAGAATTTTGTAGAAATTCATTTTCCACAGAGGTAAGTATCGCCCTTAGCTGATCTGATATTATATTGTTTTCATCCTGAAGGCGCAGTTCCTGCCTGAATAGTATATGCTTTGCCTTGTAATCTTTTTTTGAAAGGTCTACCAGTACCTTATCGTAAGCCATTGCAAATGAATCTATCGAAATGATCTTACTAAGAGAATCCCTTTGTTCTTCTGTAAGCAGTGCCTCAATTGTGCTTCTCCATTGGTGACGTTTAGTAAGTCTTACAGGTTTAGTATTATCTATTATGGAGTCTTTAGTGCTATATACGCCTTCTATAGCTCGGCTGAAACTGTTGAAATCTTTATGTTTTGTCCTGTAGATTATAATTTCAACAATACTTTTCCTCTTTCGCTGAAGTAACATCTGTATAGAATCAAACTTTGCCATCTGACCCTCTTCAACAGTTTGCTTAATATCATTTATCTCATGGTTTATACTGTCTATTAAAGCACTGTATTTGTTGAAGTCCTTATCTGCTAATGTTAGTACCGATGTACGTGCAAGTGCCTCAGATGCGTATAGGTTAGTAATGGTGTTACTAATCCTGATAATCTTTTGATTTTCTTCGCTGTTTTGTCCGGGTCGTGCAATTTTAGATATTTCTGTATAGACAAGCCAAACAGAAAAAGCTGCCATTACTAACAGCAGCAGGTATCCTAAAATAACTTTGTATGTAACGGATTTGGGTTTTTGTACCATTAGATAAAAGTAGTAGTTTTTATTATCTTATAAAAACGGTACATTAATACATAAAGTATACTTTGTAATATTAGCTTCTTACCATTACCCTTAAAAAATTTATTTCATCTTTTAAATGCAGAATTTCTGCCCTTAGGCTTTCAACAAGTATGTCGTACACTTCTTTGTTGGAATTTGTAAATGCAGGGCTGTCTTCATCGTGTATTTCACTTTGTACCTCATTGAAAAGATACGATATGTTTACATTTAGAATCCTTACAATTTTTAGCAGCTTTACTACGTTAAGCCTGCGGTCGTCTTTTTCAAGGCGTCCATAATTACTTTGTGTAACGTCAAGCTGGTGAGCCATAGTTTCCTGTGTAATTCCTTTTTCTTCCCTAAGCTTCTTAATTCTTTGACCAATAATATTCATAATAGCTGGTATTTTTATTTGGATGCAATTCTAAATTAAAATTTATTACGATAGTTTAAGTATTTTCTGTCAGGTTTCAGTTATATTTGGCTCGTCTAATCTTTAGATTTACATAACATACCTTACACCATTTGTCTTTCGCTTGGTCATACAACGGACTCAAAAAAGGCACTATATCAAACTATTTCCTATAAAAATAGAAAAGTAGCCCTGCCGTGGGAAAGCATTGGGCGAAAATTCGATGTAATGCATTTTTTTATCGTCAATGAGTAAGCGAAATGTAACTATATATCTATTTATTAATAGTTATATTTTAATTACGTGAGCAAAGTGTCAATTTTAAAAATAACAGTTTAAGTGTATGAATGTATTGGTTTATGATAATCAGATGGCATATTATGAACTTTTGAGAAATAACTTTTCAGGAAGTCATAACATTATGCATTACCCTTTGTTGAATAGCAAATCGTCTGATTATGTGTGTGACGTCATGATTTTTTTTCTCCATGACGAATTAGAAATACTGGATTTTGTAAAGCTATATAATAAAGATATTCCTGTAATACTGGGAATTGGCGGTGCGGCTAAATTTGAAAGCGTCACGGCAGAACGGAATATTTATTATTTGCATCTCGACAAATTAAAGGAAGAGATTCTTGAAGATGTAGCATTGTTGCTACAGCGAATATATGTTTAAAGAAAAACCCCGCTTTTTGCGGGGTTTGATGTTTTACTGAGCGATAATAGAACGGGAAATGACAATTTTTTGTATTTCTGATGTTCCTTCATATATCTGTGTGATTTTAGCATCACGCATAAGTCGTTCTACATGATATTCTTTTACATATCCGTTACCGCCATGGATTTGTACAGCTTCAATAGTTGTATCCATTGCTACCTGGGAAGCATACAGTTTTGCCATTGCGCCACTGATATCATAATTGTTGTGTTGGTCTTTATCCCATGCTGCTTTAAGGCATAGATGACGTGCTGCTTCTATGCTTACAGCCATATCTGCAAGTTTAAAGGCGATAGCTTGGTGGTTGCATATTTCTGTACCAAAAGCTTTACGTTCCTTAGAGTACTTAAGTGCTAGTTCGTAGGCTCCCGATGCAATTCCTAAAGCCTGAGATGCAATACCAATTCTCCCACCGGCAAGTGTTTTCATTGCGAATTTGAAACCAAATCCGTCTTCACCTATCCTGTTTTCTTTAGGGACCTTAACATCTGTAAACATAAGTGAATGTGTGTCAGATCCGCGGATACCCAATTTTTGTTCTTTTGCACCTATTTCAAAACCAGGCATGCCTTTTTCTAAGATAAGCGCATTAATTCCTTTATGTTTTTTATCGGCATCAGTTTGTGCTATTACAAGATACACATCGGCAGTGCTGCCGTTGGTAATCCAGTTTTTTGTTCCGTTTACAAGGTAATGGTCACCTTTATCTATAGCTGTTGTTCTTTGCGAAGTAGCATCACTTCCTGCTTCCGGTTCAGAAAGGCAGAAAGCACCAATTATTTCACCTGTTGCAAGTCGGGTAAGGTATTTTTGTTTTTGTTCTTCGGAACCAAATGTCTGAAGCCCCCAGCAAACAAGTGAGTTGTTTACAGACATAACCACTGAAGCAGAAGCATCAATTTTAGAGATTTCTTCCATTGCCAGGACATAAGAAATTGTGTCCAGTCCACTGCCTCCATATTGAGGGTCTACCATCATGCCGAGAAACCCAAGTTCTCCCATTTTTTTAATTTGCTCAGTCGGGAAAATCTGTTTTTCGTCTCTTTCTATAACACCCGGAAGCAGTTCGTTTTGTGCAAAGTCACGAGCTGCTTGCTGAATCATCAGGTGCTCTTCAGTAAGTTTAAAATCCATAATAGTTAAATTATATTTTTTGTTTTATTGCGTCCAAATGTAGCTATTAAATGTGAATTTGTCAATATGAATGCGTAT
This region includes:
- a CDS encoding acyl-CoA dehydrogenase, whose protein sequence is MDFKLTEEHLMIQQAARDFAQNELLPGVIERDEKQIFPTEQIKKMGELGFLGMMVDPQYGGSGLDTISYVLAMEEISKIDASASVVMSVNNSLVCWGLQTFGSEEQKQKYLTRLATGEIIGAFCLSEPEAGSDATSQRTTAIDKGDHYLVNGTKNWITNGSTADVYLVIAQTDADKKHKGINALILEKGMPGFEIGAKEQKLGIRGSDTHSLMFTDVKVPKENRIGEDGFGFKFAMKTLAGGRIGIASQALGIASGAYELALKYSKERKAFGTEICNHQAIAFKLADMAVSIEAARHLCLKAAWDKDQHNNYDISGAMAKLYASQVAMDTTIEAVQIHGGNGYVKEYHVERLMRDAKITQIYEGTSEIQKIVISRSIIAQ